One Gammaproteobacteria bacterium DNA segment encodes these proteins:
- a CDS encoding IS110 family transposase: MSVYIGIDVAARSFDLLCRRDGKNSKVYTFPQTAQGHAQAIRKLQALQPAGIVLEATGIYYLDLALALHEAGLPVSVINPRSFRHFAEITLRGSKTDPLDTALLAEYAERMTPRRWTPPPSTYRALRDFGRHLNRLMDARTQAKNHLHALKAQRGTPALLIEDAEESIAQLDQRIERVQQAAQDLIQQTPELAQHQAHLCAATGLAAASSLALLAELSTLPRDLKAKQVARHAGLDVRLHESGSSVHRPGRLAKTGNAYLRSALYMPAMVAIVHDPYAKAFYNALVARGKKRIQALCAVMRKYLTGIWACMQHDQPFDSSKLFSDQHLQTA, encoded by the coding sequence ATGAGCGTTTATATCGGCATTGATGTCGCCGCACGCTCCTTCGACTTGCTCTGCCGTCGTGACGGCAAGAACAGTAAGGTCTACACCTTCCCACAGACTGCCCAAGGTCACGCCCAGGCGATCCGCAAGCTGCAGGCGCTGCAACCGGCGGGCATCGTGCTGGAGGCCACTGGCATCTACTACCTGGACCTCGCGCTGGCCCTGCACGAGGCCGGGCTGCCGGTGTCCGTGATCAACCCGCGCAGCTTCCGGCATTTCGCCGAAATTACGCTGCGCGGCAGTAAGACCGACCCGCTCGACACCGCCCTGTTGGCCGAATACGCCGAACGCATGACGCCTAGGCGCTGGACCCCGCCGCCATCGACCTATCGGGCCCTACGCGACTTCGGCCGGCATCTCAATCGCCTAATGGACGCGCGGACCCAGGCCAAGAACCACCTGCACGCCCTGAAGGCGCAACGGGGCACGCCAGCCCTGCTGATCGAGGATGCCGAGGAAAGCATCGCTCAACTGGACCAACGCATCGAACGGGTGCAACAAGCGGCCCAGGACTTGATCCAGCAGACCCCCGAGCTGGCGCAACATCAGGCCCATCTCTGTGCCGCCACCGGCCTCGCGGCAGCCAGCAGCCTGGCTCTGCTGGCCGAGCTATCCACACTGCCCAGGGACCTGAAGGCCAAACAAGTCGCTCGTCATGCTGGGCTGGACGTGCGCCTGCATGAGTCGGGCTCTAGCGTCCATCGACCCGGGCGCCTAGCCAAGACCGGCAATGCCTACCTGCGTAGCGCCCTGTACATGCCAGCGATGGTGGCGATCGTGCATGACCCGTATGCCAAGGCGTTCTATAACGCTCTGGTGGCCCGGGGCAAAAAGCGGATCCAAGCCTTGTGCGCCGTCATGCGCAAGTACCTCACCGGAATCTGGGCCTGCATGCAGCATGATCAGCCTTTCGACTCCTCCAAGCTGTTTAGCGATCAGCATCTCCAAACCGCTTGA
- a CDS encoding MarR family transcriptional regulator has product MNPFVERHQNKIAGVLSCFDRVVITGTLPDIGYAGAMASYLSYHKIRLFDYPRWAEPLRDELRHHAEQLAIEAGIEIEFIRRHKAFRKEDRIKAIIAERGGHPGLVHIFSAMESCTAYRPWHDKNTGHTLLKPTSGKCLHYYFYFIDEAFGLCYVRVPTWAPFRLQVYFNGHHWLARRLEKAGIPFAMADNAFLSIADPEQAQTLADRLDAKQLHRRLNRWAKQFCPVAQRFRSGYHWSLMQVEFATDVIFHQQAEFQPLYESITRTAVQAIKADNVATFLGRKLASTYQGEVGNDFSTRIQGTRIRHQMGPASIKLYDKAGIMARVECTTNDASFFKIHRWVEQRDGWQQWKLAPLRKNIYSLRDLRKLMNAANERYLAYMAAIDNPDAGLKDIDKMSSPARDQGRSFRGFNLFQKKDYHLFLAIGRGEWSISGFRAADLRASMPDLSPSQSSYLLKRLRTHGLIKKVGRRYKYYLTKFGRRVLAASLKMREYCVLPALCADRA; this is encoded by the coding sequence ATGAATCCGTTCGTTGAACGTCACCAGAACAAGATCGCCGGTGTGCTCTCCTGTTTTGACCGGGTTGTCATCACCGGAACCCTTCCTGATATCGGTTATGCCGGCGCTATGGCGAGCTACCTCAGTTACCATAAGATCCGACTGTTCGACTACCCCCGGTGGGCAGAACCCCTGCGCGATGAGTTGCGCCACCATGCCGAGCAACTCGCCATCGAGGCCGGCATTGAGATCGAGTTCATCCGGCGCCACAAGGCCTTTCGCAAAGAAGACCGTATCAAGGCCATCATTGCGGAACGCGGCGGTCATCCCGGGCTGGTCCACATCTTCTCCGCCATGGAATCCTGCACCGCTTATCGCCCCTGGCATGACAAGAACACAGGCCATACCCTGCTCAAACCCACGTCAGGGAAATGCCTGCATTACTACTTCTACTTCATCGATGAGGCCTTTGGACTCTGTTACGTGCGGGTGCCCACCTGGGCGCCGTTCCGCCTGCAAGTCTACTTCAACGGCCATCACTGGCTGGCGCGCAGACTGGAAAAAGCCGGCATTCCCTTCGCGATGGCGGACAATGCCTTTCTGTCCATTGCCGATCCCGAGCAGGCTCAGACGCTTGCCGACCGGCTGGATGCCAAACAGCTTCACCGACGACTGAATCGATGGGCCAAACAGTTCTGCCCGGTAGCTCAGCGCTTTCGCTCCGGTTACCACTGGAGCTTGATGCAGGTGGAGTTCGCCACCGATGTCATCTTCCACCAGCAGGCCGAATTCCAGCCGCTCTACGAGTCCATCACCCGCACGGCGGTACAGGCCATTAAAGCCGACAATGTGGCCACCTTCCTTGGCCGTAAACTCGCCAGCACCTATCAAGGGGAGGTCGGTAACGATTTCAGCACCCGTATCCAGGGTACACGCATCCGCCACCAGATGGGGCCGGCCAGCATCAAACTCTACGATAAAGCCGGCATCATGGCGCGTGTGGAATGCACCACCAACGATGCCTCATTCTTCAAAATCCACCGCTGGGTGGAACAACGTGACGGCTGGCAACAGTGGAAACTGGCACCGCTACGCAAAAATATCTACAGCCTGCGCGATCTGCGCAAGCTGATGAACGCCGCCAATGAGCGCTATCTCGCCTATATGGCGGCAATCGACAATCCTGACGCCGGACTCAAGGACATCGATAAAATGTCCAGCCCCGCCAGGGACCAGGGCCGTTCATTCCGTGGCTTCAATCTGTTCCAGAAAAAGGACTATCATCTCTTCCTCGCCATCGGGCGGGGCGAATGGTCAATCAGTGGCTTCCGTGCCGCCGATCTGCGGGCCTCTATGCCCGATCTATCACCCAGTCAATCATCCTATCTACTCAAACGGTTACGAACCCACGGACTGATCAAGAAAGTGGGACGTCGCTACAAGTATTACCTTACAAAGTTTGGGCGTCGCGTCCTGGCTGCATCACTCAAGATGCGTGAATATTGTGTTCTCCCTGCACTCTGTGCTGACAGGGCATGA
- a CDS encoding phosphomannomutase: protein MPDTSLGPVAPLACFKAYDIRGRLPDELNEDVAYRVGRAFVEELGAQRVVVGCDVRLSSTALLNALVRGITDGGADAYDIGLAGTEEIYFNTFHHAMDGGIVVTASHNPMDYNGMKLVREGSRPISGDTGLLDVKARAEAGDFAAVAVPGTRHALTDKTPYVDHLLRYVDVTRLKPLKIVVNAGNGGAGVIVDLLEGWLPFEFIKVHHEPDGNFPNGIPNPLLPDNRAATVEAIRRSGADLGVAWDGDFDRCFLFDEQGGFIEGYYIVGLLAELFLRKEPGAKVIHDPRLTWNTIDIVTEYGGIPIQSKTGHAFIKERMRLENAVYGGEMSAHHYFRDFAYCDSGMIPWLVVAELMSREGRTLSSLVGERQALYPVSGEINRRLPDPAAAIAAMEARYGPEAMAVEHVDGLSVAYEDWRFNLRTSNTEPLLRLNVESRGDRALMEARTAELLALVDAVGNDAYSPP, encoded by the coding sequence ATGCCCGATACGAGTCTTGGCCCCGTGGCGCCCCTTGCCTGCTTCAAGGCCTACGATATTCGTGGCCGTCTGCCCGATGAACTGAACGAGGACGTGGCCTATCGCGTGGGCCGCGCCTTCGTGGAGGAACTCGGTGCCCAGCGAGTGGTGGTAGGGTGCGATGTGCGCCTATCCAGCACGGCGCTGCTGAACGCTCTGGTGCGGGGCATCACCGACGGCGGCGCCGATGCCTACGATATCGGCCTCGCGGGCACCGAGGAGATCTACTTCAATACATTCCATCACGCCATGGACGGCGGCATCGTGGTCACCGCCAGCCACAACCCCATGGACTACAACGGCATGAAGCTGGTGCGCGAGGGCTCCCGGCCCATCAGTGGCGACACCGGCCTGCTGGACGTCAAGGCGCGGGCTGAGGCGGGTGATTTCGCCGCCGTGGCCGTTCCGGGTACGCGCCATGCATTGACCGACAAGACGCCCTATGTCGATCACCTGTTGCGCTACGTGGATGTCACCCGGCTGAAGCCCCTCAAAATCGTGGTGAACGCCGGCAACGGCGGCGCCGGGGTCATCGTGGACCTGCTGGAGGGGTGGCTGCCCTTCGAGTTCATAAAGGTGCATCACGAGCCCGACGGCAACTTTCCCAACGGCATCCCCAACCCCCTGCTGCCGGACAATCGCGCCGCCACGGTGGAGGCCATCCGCCGCAGCGGTGCCGACCTGGGGGTGGCCTGGGACGGCGATTTCGACCGCTGTTTCCTGTTCGATGAGCAGGGCGGGTTCATCGAGGGCTACTACATCGTGGGCCTGCTGGCTGAACTGTTCCTGCGCAAGGAGCCGGGTGCCAAGGTCATCCACGACCCGCGCCTCACCTGGAATACCATCGATATCGTGACGGAGTACGGCGGCATCCCCATCCAGAGCAAGACCGGCCACGCCTTCATCAAAGAGCGCATGCGTCTGGAGAACGCCGTCTATGGTGGCGAGATGAGCGCCCACCACTATTTCCGCGACTTCGCCTATTGCGACTCCGGCATGATCCCATGGCTGGTGGTGGCGGAACTCATGTCCCGCGAGGGCCGCACCCTGTCCAGCCTGGTGGGCGAGCGCCAGGCCCTTTACCCCGTGAGCGGCGAGATCAACCGCCGCCTGCCCGATCCCGCCGCCGCCATCGCCGCCATGGAGGCCCGCTATGGCCCCGAGGCGATGGCCGTGGAGCACGTGGACGGCCTGTCGGTGGCCTACGAGGATTGGCGCTTCAACCTGCGTACCTCGAATACCGAGCCCCTGCTGCGCCTCAACGTCGAGTCCCGCGGCGACCGCGCCCTGATGGAAGCCAGGACCGCCGAGCTGCTGGCTCTGGTCGACGCCGTTGGCAACGACGCTTATTCCCCGCCATAG
- a CDS encoding mannose-1-phosphate guanylyltransferase/mannose-6-phosphate isomerase: MIVPVILSGGAGTRLWPLSRKLYPKQFLQLVDHSSLFQATLARLAGLADVAGPLVVCNDAHRFLVAEQLRQADVDPLGILLEPVGRNTAPAAAVAALHIRRLMADAVMLLLPADHVIRDEQTFHDAVACGLEAAREGALVTFGIPPTAPETGYGYIRVGTGGAADGVWPVERFVEKPDRATAEEYLASGAYYWNSGMFLFRVDAYLDELGRHRPDILEASRGALEGAGTDLDFVRLDREAMTACPEDSIDYAVMEHTDHARMVPMDAGWNDVGSWSALLDIGDHDGDGNVVSGDVLTYNTRNSYVHAEDRLIATVGLDNHVVVETADAVLVAARDQVQDVKEIVEQLRAQGREECNIHSRVYRPWGSYEGITASERYQVKHIVVNPGERLSLQMHHHRAEHWVVVSGTAKVTCDGKEFLLSEDQSTYIPLGTTHRLENPGVIPLELIEVQSGAYLGEDDIVRFDDHYGRHKE; this comes from the coding sequence ATGATCGTACCGGTAATCCTTTCCGGCGGCGCCGGCACGCGGCTCTGGCCCCTGTCGCGCAAGCTTTACCCCAAGCAGTTCCTGCAACTCGTGGACCATTCCAGCCTCTTTCAGGCCACCCTGGCCCGATTGGCGGGGCTGGCGGACGTGGCCGGTCCCCTGGTGGTGTGCAACGATGCCCATCGCTTCCTGGTGGCCGAGCAGTTGCGCCAGGCGGATGTCGATCCCTTGGGGATCCTGTTGGAGCCCGTCGGTCGCAACACCGCCCCCGCCGCGGCGGTGGCCGCTCTGCACATCCGCCGCCTCATGGCGGACGCCGTCATGCTGTTGCTGCCGGCGGACCATGTGATCCGTGACGAGCAGACCTTCCACGATGCCGTGGCATGCGGGCTGGAGGCCGCCCGGGAGGGGGCGCTGGTGACCTTCGGCATTCCCCCCACGGCGCCGGAGACCGGCTACGGGTACATCAGGGTGGGGACGGGCGGGGCTGCGGACGGCGTGTGGCCGGTGGAACGCTTCGTGGAGAAGCCCGACCGTGCCACGGCCGAGGAGTACCTGGCGTCGGGTGCCTACTACTGGAACAGCGGCATGTTCCTGTTCCGCGTGGACGCCTACCTCGACGAACTGGGCCGCCATCGCCCGGATATCCTCGAAGCCAGCCGGGGGGCCCTGGAAGGGGCGGGGACGGACCTAGATTTCGTGCGTCTGGATCGCGAGGCCATGACGGCCTGTCCGGAGGACTCCATCGACTATGCCGTGATGGAGCACACCGATCACGCCCGCATGGTGCCCATGGATGCCGGCTGGAATGACGTGGGCTCGTGGTCGGCTTTACTGGATATCGGCGATCACGACGGCGACGGCAACGTCGTGTCCGGCGATGTGCTCACCTACAATACCCGCAACTCCTATGTCCACGCCGAGGACCGGCTCATCGCCACGGTGGGGCTGGACAACCATGTGGTGGTGGAGACCGCCGATGCCGTGCTGGTGGCCGCCCGCGATCAGGTGCAGGACGTCAAGGAAATCGTCGAGCAGCTGCGGGCCCAGGGGCGCGAGGAGTGCAACATCCACAGCCGTGTCTACCGGCCGTGGGGTTCCTACGAGGGCATCACCGCGTCGGAGCGCTACCAGGTAAAACACATCGTGGTGAATCCGGGGGAGCGGCTGTCCCTGCAGATGCACCATCACCGTGCCGAGCACTGGGTGGTGGTGAGCGGCACCGCCAAGGTCACCTGCGACGGCAAGGAATTCCTGCTGTCGGAGGACCAGTCGACGTATATCCCCCTCGGTACGACCCATCGGTTGGAGAATCCCGGCGTAATTCCTCTAGAACTCATAGAAGTGCAGAGCGGTGCCTACCTCGGCGAGGACGATATCGTGCGCTTCGACGACCACTATGGGCGCCACAAGGAGTGA
- a CDS encoding DUF2452 domain-containing protein encodes MNDTTDKSRRGAYHQGESRSAPYPVSRLAPPIELVDLARQVAEADNMVNAQATARLRSIAKQIKALQQEARDVLEDTRRNQELHRARCNFRRIAGKVYHLYRTPADELYFSMLSPEDWGNRLADHYEGAYRLENDMSWTPEAAFEDIDDSRDVIEHLLENLGPDRGRRT; translated from the coding sequence ATGAATGACACGACAGACAAGTCCCGCCGCGGCGCCTACCATCAAGGCGAGTCCCGCAGCGCCCCCTACCCCGTGAGCCGCCTGGCTCCGCCCATCGAACTCGTGGACCTGGCCCGCCAGGTGGCCGAGGCGGACAACATGGTCAACGCCCAGGCCACCGCCCGCCTGCGCAGCATCGCCAAGCAGATCAAGGCCCTGCAGCAGGAGGCGCGTGATGTACTGGAGGACACCCGGCGCAACCAGGAACTGCACCGGGCCCGCTGCAACTTCCGGCGCATCGCCGGCAAGGTCTATCACCTGTACCGTACCCCCGCGGACGAACTCTATTTTTCCATGTTGTCGCCCGAAGACTGGGGCAACCGGTTGGCGGACCACTATGAGGGTGCCTACCGCCTGGAAAACGACATGAGCTGGACCCCCGAGGCGGCGTTCGAGGACATCGACGACAGTCGGGATGTCATCGAGCACCTGCTGGAGAATCTGGGGCCCGATAGGGGCCGTCGAACCTGA
- a CDS encoding YceI family protein: MRTTSVLAAAAITAMLSAPLHAAPEQYVLEKPHTQILFFVSHLGFSKSQGEFLDFDGGFTFDSEDWGNSSVQVTIRTHSIDMDDHAWDKHMRDEDFFNVNVHPTMTFESTKLEKTGEKTGKLHGDLTLLGVTRPVTLDVTFNKVGQHFKSKEWIAGFSAATTIKRSEFGMKYGLPVIGDEVGIRLEVEGVRQ, translated from the coding sequence ATGCGCACCACTTCCGTCCTGGCCGCCGCGGCCATTACCGCAATGCTCTCGGCCCCCCTCCACGCGGCACCCGAGCAATACGTCCTCGAGAAACCCCATACCCAGATCCTGTTCTTCGTCAGCCACCTCGGCTTTTCCAAGTCCCAGGGCGAGTTCCTCGACTTCGACGGCGGCTTCACCTTCGATTCCGAGGACTGGGGCAACTCCTCGGTTCAGGTCACCATCCGCACCCACAGCATCGACATGGATGACCATGCCTGGGACAAGCACATGCGGGACGAGGACTTCTTCAACGTCAACGTCCACCCCACCATGACCTTCGAGAGCACGAAACTGGAGAAGACGGGTGAGAAAACCGGCAAACTTCACGGCGACCTGACTCTCCTTGGCGTCACTCGTCCCGTGACCCTGGACGTCACCTTCAACAAGGTTGGCCAGCACTTCAAATCCAAGGAGTGGATCGCCGGCTTTTCCGCCGCCACCACCATCAAGCGCTCCGAGTTCGGCATGAAGTACGGCCTGCCTGTCATCGGCGACGAGGTGGGGATCCGCCTCGAGGTGGAAGGCGTCCGCCAGTAG
- a CDS encoding cytochrome b produces the protein MGWRNTTTRWGGVTQGFHWLMAVLIFTLIPLGLIGADMAFSKTKIEVFQWHKSIGLLVLALVVLRIAWRLFNPTPAHPADAPRYQLIGASAVHLILYGLMVLMPLAGWVINSAANVPFKPFGLFKLPHLVERSEATQTLFETIHGTMAWILMGLLVLHIGAALHHHFVRRNDTLRRMLPGGGRP, from the coding sequence ATGGGCTGGCGCAACACCACGACGCGCTGGGGCGGGGTCACCCAAGGCTTCCATTGGCTGATGGCGGTCCTAATCTTCACCCTCATCCCCCTCGGCCTCATCGGCGCGGACATGGCCTTCTCCAAGACGAAGATAGAGGTGTTCCAGTGGCATAAGTCCATCGGCCTTCTGGTACTGGCCCTGGTGGTGTTGCGCATCGCCTGGCGGCTGTTCAATCCCACGCCGGCCCACCCGGCGGATGCCCCGCGTTATCAGCTCATCGGGGCGTCCGCGGTGCATCTGATCCTCTACGGGCTCATGGTGCTCATGCCCCTGGCCGGGTGGGTCATCAACTCCGCGGCCAACGTCCCCTTCAAGCCCTTCGGGCTCTTCAAGCTGCCCCACCTGGTGGAGCGCAGTGAGGCCACCCAGACCCTGTTCGAGACCATCCACGGCACCATGGCCTGGATCCTGATGGGTTTGCTGGTGCTGCATATCGGCGCGGCCCTCCACCACCACTTCGTGCGCAGGAACGATACCCTGCGCCGCATGCTGCCCGGAGGCGGCCGACCATGA
- a CDS encoding YceI family protein: MMRTIVLSVLGLMLTLPGYAATDWTVDHGESRLGFTNWWEGEAFESMFRRWRAETLRFSPDDLQDSRFDIRVDLTSVDTGTRDGNEAIAQPEWFDLARYTTARYEADTFRVTVDGGYEAEGELTLKGITHPVTLKLEWQPGEDTARLSGSTRLDRTRFDVGLGEWQTGDTIALEVQVSFDLRLTRAGR, encoded by the coding sequence ATGATGCGAACGATTGTTCTTTCAGTGCTGGGTTTGATGCTGACCCTACCGGGATATGCCGCCACCGACTGGACGGTGGACCACGGCGAGAGCCGCCTTGGCTTCACCAACTGGTGGGAAGGCGAGGCCTTCGAGTCGATGTTCCGCCGCTGGCGGGCCGAGACCCTGCGCTTCTCGCCCGATGACCTTCAGGATAGCCGTTTCGACATCCGCGTCGACCTCACATCGGTGGATACCGGCACCCGCGACGGCAACGAAGCCATCGCCCAACCGGAATGGTTCGACCTCGCGCGATACACCACCGCGCGCTACGAGGCCGACACCTTCAGGGTTACGGTCGACGGTGGCTACGAGGCGGAAGGCGAACTGACACTCAAGGGCATCACCCACCCAGTCACCCTGAAGCTGGAATGGCAGCCAGGAGAAGACACCGCCCGCCTCAGCGGCTCTACCCGCCTCGACCGCACCCGCTTCGATGTGGGCCTCGGGGAATGGCAAACCGGGGACACCATCGCCCTCGAGGTGCAGGTGAGCTTCGACCTGCGGCTGACCCGTGCCGGGCGGTGA
- a CDS encoding YceI family protein → MPTPAPEDIDPDVIATAPPAWHPRRTVASYEVHGAESRLVALVHRAGPLAEAGHNHTVAAGTLTGCALVNDTGGTWVSIVIPVADLEVDREADRHRAGQGFEVPLTPNDIASTRSNMLGNDGLAAAAFPHIRFAGRLAPGTDAVDGTLTIRGRAAPLSLLVRVERRDGAVHATGTGNIRQTTFGITPFSVLMGALRVANRVNLDYQLVLKPHPDNTSAPCPSP, encoded by the coding sequence ATGCCAACACCGGCCCCCGAGGACATCGACCCGGATGTGATCGCCACCGCGCCGCCGGCCTGGCATCCCCGGCGCACGGTCGCATCCTATGAAGTCCATGGGGCGGAGTCGCGACTCGTGGCCCTGGTCCATCGCGCCGGTCCCCTGGCCGAGGCCGGCCACAACCACACCGTGGCCGCCGGCACCCTCACGGGTTGTGCCCTGGTGAACGACACCGGGGGCACGTGGGTCAGCATAGTGATTCCGGTGGCCGACCTCGAAGTGGACAGGGAGGCGGATCGACATCGCGCAGGGCAAGGCTTCGAAGTCCCCCTCACCCCCAACGACATCGCATCCACCCGCAGCAACATGCTCGGCAACGACGGCCTCGCCGCTGCCGCCTTCCCCCACATCCGCTTCGCAGGCCGCCTGGCACCGGGGACGGACGCGGTCGATGGCACCTTGACCATCCGCGGCCGCGCGGCCCCGCTGTCCCTGCTCGTCCGCGTGGAACGCCGCGACGGCGCGGTTCATGCCACCGGCACCGGCAATATCCGTCAGACCACCTTCGGCATCACCCCCTTCTCCGTCCTCATGGGCGCCTTGCGGGTCGCCAACCGGGTGAATCTGGATTACCAACTGGTCCTGAAACCCCATCCCGACAACACCAGCGCCCCCTGCCCGTCGCCATAG
- a CDS encoding group II intron maturase-specific domain-containing protein, giving the protein MARIVADLNPMLRGWFVYFQHAHPWTFPRVDGFVRRRLRALLRKQQKRPGAGHCQSDHLRWPNAFFAAAGLFTMTEARTLASQSR; this is encoded by the coding sequence CTGGCGCGGATTGTGGCCGACCTGAACCCGATGCTGCGTGGCTGGTTCGTGTATTTCCAGCACGCGCACCCGTGGACCTTTCCTCGCGTGGACGGTTTTGTCCGACGTCGATTACGGGCGCTGTTGCGCAAGCAGCAGAAGCGCCCGGGAGCGGGTCATTGTCAGTCCGACCATCTCCGCTGGCCGAACGCGTTCTTCGCTGCGGCTGGGCTTTTCACCATGACCGAAGCCCGGACGTTGGCGAGCCAATCCCGATGA
- a CDS encoding reverse transcriptase domain-containing protein: MSYGFRPGRGCKDALREVDGLVREGYTHVVDADLAQYFDTIPHEALMARVEDRISDGRILDLLRAWLRQDVAAEIARWTPTRGSPQGAVISPLLANLYLHGLDVHMTQRGYRMVRYADDLVILCASPDEAQEALQELRHWVEANGLQLHPEKTRVGDCRQPGKALSFSGTGLKRDGGGYARRAARPFTTGSGPKPGAVVGIRWRGLWPT; this comes from the coding sequence ATGAGTTACGGGTTTCGCCCGGGTCGCGGGTGCAAGGATGCGCTGCGGGAAGTGGATGGGCTGGTTCGGGAGGGCTACACCCATGTGGTGGATGCCGACCTGGCCCAGTACTTCGACACCATCCCGCACGAAGCGTTGATGGCCCGGGTCGAGGACCGGATCAGCGATGGTCGGATCCTCGACCTGCTGCGCGCCTGGTTGCGCCAGGACGTGGCGGCGGAGATAGCGCGCTGGACGCCGACCCGGGGCTCGCCCCAAGGGGCGGTGATCAGTCCGTTACTCGCGAATCTGTACCTGCACGGGCTGGATGTACACATGACCCAGCGCGGCTATCGGATGGTTCGGTATGCTGACGACCTCGTGATCCTGTGTGCCAGTCCGGACGAAGCCCAGGAGGCGCTGCAGGAGTTGCGGCACTGGGTGGAGGCCAATGGTCTGCAACTGCACCCGGAGAAGACCCGTGTGGGGGATTGCCGGCAGCCCGGGAAGGCTTTGAGTTTCTCGGGTACCGGTTTGAAGCGGGACGGCGGTGGGTACGCAAGAAGAGCCGCAAGGCCCTTTACGACCGGGTCCGGGCCAAAACCCGGCGCAGTCGTGGGGATTCGCTGGCGCGGATTGTGGCCGACCTGA
- a CDS encoding SEC-C metal-binding domain-containing protein, producing MAKIGRNQPCPCGSGKKYKRCCWEQDRSIPPTTTPATSDHSDLLTLQHDDLFDDMELDRLSNSVITLVNAGRLDEADAVCEQLRTEYPEVHDWLMRKAMVCEARGETDLAIEYCQRTIDWMDAHPEDFDPESREPFYADIERLKNASKDTN from the coding sequence ATGGCAAAGATAGGAAGAAATCAGCCCTGCCCTTGCGGCAGTGGCAAGAAATACAAGCGCTGCTGCTGGGAGCAGGACCGCAGCATCCCACCCACCACCACACCGGCGACATCAGATCACAGTGACCTGCTCACCCTGCAACACGATGACCTCTTCGACGACATGGAACTCGACCGGTTATCCAACAGCGTTATCACCCTTGTCAATGCGGGAAGGCTCGATGAGGCGGATGCCGTGTGCGAGCAATTGCGCACCGAATACCCTGAAGTGCACGACTGGCTCATGCGAAAAGCCATGGTCTGCGAGGCACGCGGCGAGACCGATCTGGCCATCGAGTATTGCCAGCGCACCATCGACTGGATGGATGCGCATCCAGAGGACTTCGACCCTGAGAGCCGAGAGCCGTTCTATGCGGACATTGAGCGTCTGAAAAACGCTAGCAAGGATACGAACTGA